The following coding sequences are from one Candidatus Nitrosopumilus sp. SW window:
- a CDS encoding carbonic anhydrase: protein MAEGKFATSVTCMDGRIQLPLAKWIKENYSVDYVDAITEPGVDKKVADNSDLESIKTKVGISINAHKSELIVVSGHYDCAGNPVSDEEHKSQIKKGVEVISSWNTGAKVIGVWVDDTWNVNVL, encoded by the coding sequence ATGGCAGAAGGAAAATTTGCAACATCTGTAACTTGCATGGATGGTAGAATCCAACTACCTCTTGCAAAATGGATCAAAGAGAACTACTCTGTTGATTATGTAGATGCAATCACAGAACCAGGTGTTGACAAAAAAGTTGCAGACAATTCTGATCTTGAATCAATTAAGACCAAAGTTGGAATTTCAATTAATGCACACAAATCCGAGTTAATCGTAGTATCCGGCCACTATGACTGCGCTGGAAATCCCGTTTCAGACGAAGAACACAAATCTCAAATCAAGAAAGGTGTTGAGGTAATTTCATCTTGGAACACTGGTGCTAAAGTTATCGGAGTTTGGGTTGATGATACTTGGAATGTCAACGTATTATAG
- a CDS encoding cyclic nucleotide-binding/CBS domain-containing protein — translation MVSRKDFNYSSIKVQDIMTRALITVNLNTTALQVAKMMEQGGIGAVIVKDGNNLVGIVTDRDYATKIAANNLPFDTTVEKIMSSPLITINQGEPLSVAAETMASKKIRKLAVSDNGTITGIITSTDLVNQLAK, via the coding sequence ATGGTGAGTCGAAAAGATTTCAACTACTCATCCATCAAAGTACAAGATATCATGACACGTGCATTAATCACTGTTAATCTTAACACTACTGCACTACAAGTTGCTAAAATGATGGAACAGGGAGGAATAGGTGCTGTTATTGTAAAAGACGGTAATAATCTTGTTGGTATTGTTACTGACCGAGACTATGCAACAAAGATTGCTGCAAACAATCTTCCATTTGATACTACTGTTGAAAAAATAATGTCTTCTCCCCTAATTACGATTAATCAGGGTGAACCACTCTCTGTAGCTGCAGAAACAATGGCAAGTAAAAAAATAAGAAAACTTGCTGTCTCTGATAATGGTACTATAACTGGAATAATTACTTCTACTGATTTAGTTAACCAATTAGCAAAATAA
- a CDS encoding DNA-3-methyladenine glycosylase I, producing MKRCQWATEEPNITYHDKEWGRPQHDDKKLFEFLILEGAQAGLSWVTILKRRDGYKNAFSNFDARKVSKYSQKQVSKLLQDESIIRNKLKINSAINNAKQFLKIQEEFGSFDKYLWSFVNYKPIKNKFKKLSDLPVSTEISEKLSKDLKKRGFSFVGPTICYALMQAIGMVSDHTSECFLHGK from the coding sequence ATGAAAAGATGTCAATGGGCAACTGAGGAACCAAACATAACTTATCATGATAAAGAATGGGGAAGACCACAACATGATGATAAAAAATTATTTGAATTTTTGATATTGGAGGGTGCCCAGGCTGGTCTTTCATGGGTGACTATCCTCAAGCGTAGGGATGGTTACAAAAATGCATTTTCAAATTTTGATGCCCGTAAAGTCTCAAAATATTCTCAAAAACAAGTATCAAAATTACTCCAAGACGAATCAATCATTCGAAACAAACTAAAAATTAACTCTGCAATTAATAATGCAAAACAGTTTCTCAAAATACAAGAAGAGTTTGGTTCTTTTGACAAATATCTGTGGAGTTTTGTAAATTACAAGCCCATCAAAAATAAATTCAAAAAACTATCTGATTTACCTGTATCTACTGAAATATCTGAAAAACTAAGCAAAGACCTCAAAAAACGTGGATTTAGTTTTGTAGGGCCTACAATATGCTATGCATTAATGCAGGCAATAGGAATGGTCAGTGATCACACCTCTGAGTGCTTTTTACATGGAAAATAA
- a CDS encoding NRAMP family divalent metal transporter → MILGMSTYYRIMDSKLSHFSKTAGPGILFACTAIGVSHLVQSTRAGADYGLLILGFVIVVTLLKYPFFEYGSRYANSTQTSIIDGYKKLGTPALWLYFLITVASMFFVTGAVGFVTAGFFENLFGLDFLGESTIIILFVVCVGILAIGKYHVLDSLIKIIAIVLLVSTVSAFLFTLYNGPIEPVAGFEPKDLWDVSGIFFLLALMGWMPTAVDLSSWNSLWTLERMKQTDYKPKLKETLFEFRLAYLITGILAIMFVTLGAFIFYGSGDELPNNNALFANEIVSLYTHTIGDWSYIIIAASAFTVMFGTIIAVLDGYSRSLQRTIELIFTKKEEQIRTKFRVLYVIFLLVISIGSLTVIFQFGNSLKELVDFATVLSFVIAPIIAVFNFRLVTGKFLSKESQPSMMLKILSFAGIIFLSGFAIFFLVMKFL, encoded by the coding sequence ATGATACTTGGAATGTCAACGTATTATAGAATAATGGATTCAAAACTCTCTCATTTTTCAAAAACAGCTGGTCCTGGAATCTTATTTGCTTGTACTGCCATAGGTGTGTCTCATCTAGTACAATCCACTCGAGCAGGCGCAGATTATGGTTTACTGATTTTGGGTTTTGTTATTGTGGTTACTTTATTGAAATATCCTTTCTTTGAATATGGTTCACGTTATGCAAACTCTACTCAAACAAGCATTATTGATGGATACAAGAAACTAGGAACTCCTGCATTATGGTTGTATTTTCTAATCACAGTTGCATCCATGTTTTTTGTCACAGGTGCAGTAGGGTTTGTCACTGCGGGATTTTTTGAGAATCTGTTTGGATTGGACTTTCTTGGAGAATCGACGATAATCATTTTGTTTGTAGTATGTGTTGGAATATTGGCAATTGGAAAATATCATGTTCTTGATAGTTTAATTAAGATTATTGCAATTGTTTTGTTAGTATCTACTGTTTCTGCATTTTTGTTTACATTGTATAATGGCCCAATAGAACCTGTTGCAGGATTTGAGCCAAAAGATCTTTGGGATGTATCTGGAATCTTTTTCTTACTTGCCCTAATGGGATGGATGCCCACTGCAGTTGATCTTTCTAGTTGGAATAGTTTGTGGACATTGGAAAGAATGAAGCAGACCGATTACAAACCAAAACTCAAAGAGACTTTGTTTGAATTTAGATTGGCATACTTGATTACAGGAATTTTAGCAATCATGTTTGTTACATTGGGTGCCTTCATCTTTTATGGTTCTGGTGATGAATTGCCAAACAATAATGCACTATTTGCAAATGAGATTGTTTCTTTGTATACTCACACCATTGGTGATTGGAGTTACATCATAATTGCAGCTTCTGCATTTACTGTGATGTTTGGAACAATAATTGCAGTTCTTGATGGATATTCACGCTCCCTTCAAAGAACAATAGAATTGATTTTTACAAAAAAAGAAGAGCAAATACGCACAAAATTCAGAGTTTTGTATGTCATTTTCTTACTTGTAATTTCAATAGGTTCACTTACCGTGATATTTCAATTTGGAAATAGTCTAAAAGAACTTGTTGACTTTGCAACTGTTTTGTCATTTGTTATTGCCCCGATAATTGCAGTCTTTAATTTTAGATTGGTTACTGGTAAATTCTTGAGTAAAGAATCTCAA